The Aquiluna sp. KACHI24 genome contains a region encoding:
- the murD gene encoding UDP-N-acetylmuramoyl-L-alanine--D-glutamate ligase, whose protein sequence is MDLRNLMIPNTWHASWDFKVAVLGLGKSGFSVADTLVELGSKVTVFAAKAEPELAELLDVIGAELIRSDSAEALDPSQFDFAVVSPGFAPSHPLVQKLTESNLEIFTDIDLAYRLGDKVKRPDWITITGTNGKTTTTQLTEAMLLADGKRVVACGNIGTPILDVVREPQGYDYLVVELSSFQLHYSHSLGAKAAAFLNLAEDHYDWHGSETAYHQAKAKIYQDAEIAIVYNVQDEKTRQAAEEADVIEGCRAIGFTTGMPARSMVGYVEEFLVDRAFIENRHEAALEICSAEDLAGFGVLSEHLKANIAAATALARAVGVEASSIRRALKDFRLAGHRIELVAERAGVTYVDDSKATNAHAADASLSSFDSVVWIAGGLLKGVDPKPLIEKHADRLRGCVVIGKDTQVLEELFRTLIPELPVRVITGDQTMVEAVRAASQLAIAGDTVLLAPAAASMDQFRDYEDRGNQFQEAVRGLDGND, encoded by the coding sequence ATGGATCTACGGAATCTGATGATCCCAAACACCTGGCACGCTAGTTGGGATTTCAAAGTCGCGGTATTGGGGCTTGGTAAATCCGGTTTTTCAGTTGCCGACACTCTTGTCGAATTGGGTTCAAAGGTCACGGTCTTTGCCGCAAAAGCAGAGCCTGAGCTAGCCGAGTTGCTGGATGTAATCGGCGCAGAGTTGATCCGATCGGACTCCGCTGAGGCGCTTGACCCAAGCCAGTTTGACTTTGCTGTAGTGTCTCCAGGTTTTGCCCCGTCGCATCCGCTTGTCCAAAAGCTAACAGAGTCCAATCTGGAGATCTTTACCGACATTGATTTGGCTTATCGCCTTGGCGACAAGGTAAAACGACCTGACTGGATCACAATCACCGGGACCAACGGAAAAACCACTACAACTCAGCTCACCGAGGCCATGCTGCTTGCCGACGGCAAGCGAGTAGTCGCCTGCGGAAATATTGGGACCCCGATCTTGGATGTGGTTCGTGAGCCACAGGGCTATGACTACCTGGTTGTTGAGCTCTCTAGTTTTCAGCTTCACTACTCCCATTCCCTAGGGGCGAAGGCTGCGGCATTTTTGAATCTCGCCGAAGATCACTATGACTGGCATGGTTCTGAAACCGCCTATCACCAAGCCAAGGCCAAGATTTATCAAGACGCCGAGATCGCCATCGTCTACAACGTGCAGGATGAAAAGACCCGCCAGGCTGCCGAAGAGGCGGATGTAATTGAAGGCTGTCGAGCAATCGGCTTCACAACTGGAATGCCGGCTCGCTCCATGGTTGGGTATGTCGAGGAGTTCTTGGTCGACAGAGCCTTTATCGAGAATCGTCACGAGGCAGCCCTAGAAATCTGCTCCGCTGAAGATCTGGCCGGCTTCGGGGTCTTGAGCGAACATCTCAAGGCAAATATCGCTGCCGCAACGGCGCTGGCGCGGGCAGTTGGTGTTGAAGCCAGCTCGATTCGGCGTGCACTGAAAGACTTTCGCCTGGCCGGTCACCGCATCGAATTGGTCGCGGAGCGAGCGGGTGTCACATACGTGGATGATTCAAAGGCAACTAACGCACACGCCGCTGACGCCTCACTCTCGAGCTTTGACTCTGTGGTCTGGATTGCCGGGGGGCTTTTGAAAGGGGTGGACCCAAAGCCGTTGATTGAAAAGCATGCCGATCGACTCCGGGGTTGCGTGGTGATTGGCAAGGACACGCAGGTTTTGGAGGAGCTTTTCAGGACTCTGATTCCAGAATTACCTGTGAGGGTAATAACGGGAGATCAGACCATGGTTGAGGCGGTTCGAGCTGCGTCCCAGTTAGCCATTGCCGGAGATACCGTGCTGCTGGCTCCCGCCGCGGCATCGATGGACCAATTCCGAGATTACGAGGACCGTGGCAATCAGTTTCAAGAGGCGGTGAGGGGGTTAGATGGCAATGACTGA
- a CDS encoding putative peptidoglycan glycosyltransferase FtsW — MAMTDLKSAIRPRFRAQSREFYFLLGLTAIIGVLGLAMVASASTVDAFKNTSNAASTFVRQGGFALIGALSLVIASNLPLAFYKRIANLLLLSTLGLQLATVLFGSEINGNKNWLDLGFVSIQPSEFLKLGLIIAFSLMLAQLGPDEMENRQIWTRVFAYSGIALVLVVLLGKDMGTGVVMLVTLAGLFLFAGMKLSSWLTLMAMGSMAAVVLVIMSPSRAARFSAWLNPDEADPMGVRWQYEHGTWALAHGGIFGTGLGRSKMKWSWIPEVQNDFIFAIIGEELGLIGALFVILLFTALAVTLFAIAKNQTNSFSRNLVAAVMVWISMQAFINIGVVLGVFPVLGVPLPLVSAGGSSLISTMAAIGVVLAVERDRVTNPGRSRR, encoded by the coding sequence ATGGCAATGACTGATTTGAAGTCTGCGATTAGACCGCGCTTCAGGGCGCAGTCCAGAGAGTTCTATTTCCTGCTTGGCCTGACCGCGATAATTGGCGTGCTAGGGCTCGCCATGGTGGCTTCTGCATCAACAGTAGATGCGTTCAAGAACACCTCAAATGCTGCATCCACCTTTGTGAGACAGGGTGGCTTTGCTTTGATTGGTGCACTTTCCTTAGTCATCGCATCGAACCTGCCGCTTGCCTTCTATAAGCGCATCGCGAACCTCCTATTGCTTTCAACCCTGGGTCTGCAGCTTGCCACGGTGCTTTTTGGTAGCGAGATCAACGGAAACAAGAACTGGTTGGATCTTGGATTTGTGTCGATTCAGCCTTCGGAGTTTCTGAAGCTAGGACTGATCATCGCCTTCAGCCTGATGCTCGCCCAACTTGGACCAGACGAAATGGAAAATAGGCAAATCTGGACCAGGGTCTTCGCCTACAGCGGCATTGCTTTGGTTTTGGTTGTTTTGCTGGGTAAGGACATGGGTACCGGCGTTGTCATGTTGGTGACCCTGGCTGGACTGTTCTTATTCGCCGGCATGAAGCTCTCCAGTTGGCTAACCCTGATGGCAATGGGCTCGATGGCCGCCGTGGTACTAGTGATTATGTCCCCATCCCGCGCGGCCCGTTTCTCGGCCTGGCTCAATCCAGATGAAGCCGACCCCATGGGCGTTAGGTGGCAATATGAGCACGGCACCTGGGCATTGGCTCACGGTGGCATCTTTGGAACCGGACTTGGGCGCTCCAAGATGAAATGGTCCTGGATCCCTGAGGTTCAAAACGACTTTATCTTCGCCATCATCGGCGAGGAGCTTGGCCTAATCGGAGCACTCTTTGTCATTCTGCTTTTCACCGCCTTGGCAGTGACCCTGTTTGCGATAGCGAAGAACCAAACCAACAGCTTTAGTCGAAACCTCGTGGCTGCCGTGATGGTTTGGATTTCAATGCAGGCGTTTATCAACATCGGTGTCGTGTTGGGGGTCTTCCCGGTTCTGGGTGTCCCTTTGCCACTCGTTAGCGCCGGAGGCTCATCGCTGATTTCGACCATGGCTGCAATTGGTGTCGTTCTGGCTGTTGAGCGCGACCGAGTCACGAATCCAGGGCGCTCCAGAAGATGA
- the murG gene encoding undecaprenyldiphospho-muramoylpentapeptide beta-N-acetylglucosaminyltransferase — protein MTRFLLAGGGTAGHVNPLLALAQQLRAEDHEVFALGTKEGLESRLVPERGFELLTIARLPFPRRLNLKAIAFPFRFLKATFDVMGLLAKYRIDAVVGFGGYASAPAYLAAFLSRKPLVIHEANARAGIANRIGARLTKFVAITYQNSDLSGAITGMPIRPEIVDSVAGYDKGQARVELGLDPSLPTLLVTGGSLGAKRINDAVVQSLPKLKAAGIQVLHILGDKSEHVAKQEPGYRSMTYCDRMDVAIAASDFAISRAGSSTVSEFSAVGLPAVYVPYPVGNGEQEFNAVTVCEAGGGLVRLDKDFDAEFIEAEVIPLISHSATLKRMSASAKTMGIPDSTLRLRDLVLDAVNT, from the coding sequence ATGACCAGGTTTTTGCTCGCCGGTGGAGGAACTGCCGGACACGTTAACCCATTGCTCGCCCTTGCTCAGCAACTCAGGGCAGAGGATCACGAGGTGTTTGCTCTCGGTACCAAGGAGGGTCTGGAGTCGAGGCTGGTTCCAGAGCGTGGATTTGAGTTATTGACCATAGCTAGATTGCCATTTCCAAGAAGGCTCAACCTAAAGGCCATTGCCTTCCCGTTTCGCTTTTTGAAGGCAACCTTTGATGTGATGGGCCTGCTTGCGAAATATCGAATTGACGCGGTGGTTGGATTCGGGGGCTACGCCTCCGCGCCTGCATACCTGGCAGCATTTCTATCGAGAAAACCCCTGGTGATCCATGAGGCAAATGCTCGGGCAGGAATTGCTAATCGGATCGGTGCTCGACTTACCAAATTTGTGGCGATCACATACCAAAACAGTGATCTCTCAGGGGCGATAACCGGCATGCCGATTAGACCTGAAATCGTCGATTCGGTCGCGGGTTATGACAAAGGTCAGGCCAGGGTTGAATTGGGGCTAGACCCATCTCTGCCAACTCTTTTGGTTACCGGTGGGTCACTTGGAGCAAAGCGCATCAACGATGCGGTCGTGCAGTCCCTCCCGAAGTTGAAGGCGGCCGGGATTCAGGTTCTGCACATTCTCGGCGATAAATCAGAGCACGTAGCCAAACAGGAGCCGGGGTACCGCTCGATGACCTATTGCGATCGCATGGATGTTGCTATCGCGGCGAGCGATTTTGCAATTTCACGAGCCGGATCCTCCACGGTTTCGGAATTCAGTGCAGTCGGACTGCCCGCGGTCTACGTCCCATACCCGGTTGGCAATGGTGAGCAGGAGTTCAATGCCGTGACCGTTTGTGAGGCGGGCGGGGGATTGGTTCGGCTCGATAAGGATTTTGACGCCGAATTTATTGAGGCTGAAGTGATTCCGCTGATCTCTCATTCAGCTACCTTGAAGAGGATGTCAGCGTCTGCAAAAACCATGGGAATTCCCGACAGCACCCTTCGCCTTAGGGACTTGGTCCTGGATGCGGTGAATACTTAG
- the murC gene encoding UDP-N-acetylmuramate--L-alanine ligase, with amino-acid sequence MIKPDYSQPVPEDLGKVHFVGIGGSGMSGLARLLLGMGHQVTGSDVRDSDNITQLRKLGAIITIGHDAKNLGDADTVVVTSALWPTNPEYLLAKERGLPVLHRSAMLAHLASTGKLIAVAGAHGKTTSTGMVVTALDVLGADPSFVNGGVIQAYGASSNFGSGEHFVIEADESDSSFLHYQTDTVLITNVDPDHLDHFGSLEAFEGEFVKFANAASNLVVISSDDPGAVRVSARLSHGRVLTFGEAESADVQVSEIDASGPQVKFTLGYQGTKVPVQLSIPGAHNALNAAGAVAVLVGHGFDFAQAANAVATFGGTVRRFELHGERRGVKVYDDFAHHPTEVAAALRAARAAVGTGKLITVFQPHLYSRTRIFAQEFAEALSLSDQVVVLDVYAAREDPEPGVTGALITDRFSDQGKVHYVPLWEDAPAAAAALATKGDFIMTMGCGDVYKMVPELLEALEK; translated from the coding sequence ATGATTAAGCCTGATTACTCGCAGCCGGTTCCAGAAGACTTAGGCAAAGTTCACTTTGTAGGTATTGGTGGGTCTGGCATGTCCGGCCTTGCAAGACTTCTGCTCGGCATGGGGCATCAGGTCACCGGTAGCGATGTTCGTGACAGCGACAACATCACGCAGCTAAGAAAACTTGGCGCAATTATCACGATCGGTCACGATGCCAAGAACCTAGGAGATGCCGACACAGTCGTTGTCACCAGCGCGCTTTGGCCGACTAACCCGGAGTATCTATTGGCGAAGGAACGCGGACTGCCTGTGCTGCACCGCTCTGCCATGTTGGCGCACCTTGCTTCGACAGGAAAGCTGATTGCGGTTGCGGGTGCGCACGGAAAAACCACCTCTACCGGCATGGTGGTCACCGCGCTCGATGTTTTGGGTGCAGATCCAAGCTTCGTAAACGGCGGAGTGATTCAGGCCTATGGTGCATCGAGCAATTTCGGGTCGGGGGAGCACTTCGTCATTGAGGCAGATGAGTCAGACAGCTCATTCCTTCACTACCAAACCGACACGGTCCTGATCACCAATGTTGACCCGGATCACCTCGACCATTTTGGCTCTCTCGAAGCATTTGAGGGGGAGTTCGTCAAGTTTGCTAATGCTGCTTCGAATCTAGTTGTCATCTCATCAGATGACCCTGGAGCGGTTCGCGTGAGTGCACGCCTTAGTCATGGGCGGGTGCTCACCTTCGGTGAGGCCGAATCAGCGGATGTTCAAGTTAGTGAGATCGATGCCTCTGGACCTCAGGTCAAGTTCACACTTGGTTACCAAGGCACCAAGGTTCCGGTCCAACTAAGCATCCCTGGCGCACACAACGCCCTAAACGCTGCTGGAGCAGTAGCCGTATTGGTTGGACACGGTTTTGACTTTGCGCAAGCTGCAAATGCCGTCGCCACCTTTGGTGGAACAGTACGCAGGTTCGAGTTACATGGCGAGCGCAGGGGGGTAAAGGTTTATGACGACTTTGCCCACCATCCGACCGAGGTTGCAGCTGCCCTTAGAGCTGCCAGGGCAGCGGTTGGAACTGGAAAGCTAATCACTGTTTTCCAGCCACATTTGTATTCCAGAACTCGCATTTTTGCCCAGGAATTTGCAGAGGCCCTATCCCTCAGTGACCAGGTTGTAGTGCTGGATGTTTACGCGGCACGCGAGGATCCCGAGCCTGGCGTTACTGGGGCACTGATTACCGACCGATTCTCTGATCAGGGGAAAGTCCACTACGTGCCACTTTGGGAGGATGCGCCGGCCGCCGCCGCCGCATTGGCAACCAAGGGTGATTTCATCATGACCATGGGTTGTGGCGATGTCTACAAGATGGTTCCTGAGCTCCTCGAGGCTCTAGAGAAGTGA
- a CDS encoding FtsQ-type POTRA domain-containing protein, producing the protein MKKPERELLAKERKRIGRTKRSKPKSNLGPFALFARIFMVVAPLVLVGLVAATFFTPLLAIEKITISGTQRLEPKKISKALESLDGRPLTTISEVEVAELLADFPLIETFAIQAEPPHTLNVKIRERQPIVVLVRSGKNYLYDAAGVQIEQTDAAVKLPYLNLKGNPKDNPQFKTAMEVLLSLPVKTYQRVYSIEVSEQLTTNLVLKKSNITVIWGDTKQALLKNEVLMTLLKTGLRESVVVDVSSPNAPVVTYPNY; encoded by the coding sequence GTGAAAAAGCCAGAGCGAGAGCTGCTGGCCAAAGAGCGCAAGCGCATCGGTAGAACCAAGCGCTCCAAGCCAAAGTCAAACCTCGGCCCGTTTGCCCTGTTTGCTCGAATATTCATGGTTGTGGCACCACTTGTCTTGGTTGGTTTGGTTGCAGCGACTTTCTTTACGCCGCTTTTGGCAATCGAAAAGATCACTATTTCCGGTACCCAGCGACTTGAGCCTAAGAAGATTTCGAAGGCACTGGAGAGCCTGGATGGCAGACCTCTCACCACTATCTCAGAGGTTGAGGTCGCAGAGCTGCTGGCGGATTTCCCCTTGATTGAGACCTTTGCCATTCAGGCCGAGCCACCGCACACTCTAAATGTCAAAATCCGAGAGCGTCAGCCAATCGTGGTTTTAGTTCGGTCTGGAAAAAACTATCTCTACGATGCCGCCGGGGTTCAAATTGAGCAAACCGATGCTGCCGTAAAGCTTCCGTATCTGAATCTAAAGGGCAATCCAAAAGATAACCCGCAGTTCAAAACGGCAATGGAGGTGTTGCTGTCGCTTCCCGTAAAGACCTATCAGCGGGTTTATTCGATTGAGGTGTCAGAGCAGCTCACCACCAACTTGGTTTTGAAGAAGTCAAACATCACCGTTATCTGGGGCGATACCAAACAAGCCCTGCTTAAGAATGAAGTCTTGATGACACTTCTCAAGACGGGCCTTAGAGAGTCGGTTGTGGTTGACGTTTCATCGCCAAATGCGCCAGTGGTTACCTACCCAAATTACTGA